CTTCGTAAGGAAGGCTTCGCTCGAGTGCGCCTTGACGGCGAAATTCAGACCGTTGACCAGGCCCTAAAAAACAACTTGGAGCGTTACGAGAAACATGATGTTGATATTGTTATCGATCGCGTCAAAATACAACTAGAAGATCGACCACGACTAGCAGAATCGGTCGAACTTGCCCTAACCAAGGGCGAGGGGTTGTTAAGGCTTTTCCTGCCAGATTCTGGTGTTGAAGAACTGTTCAGCGAGAAGCTAGCTTGCCCTGAACACGGCACCTTCCTAGAAGAATTAGAACCTAGAATATTTTCTTTCAACAGCCCCTACGGCGCGTGTAACCCCTGTTCTGGACTCGGTCACTTAAAACAGTTTGACGCTGAATTAATTATCCCTGATTCTTCCTTATCTATAAGCCAGGGGGCCATTGCTCCTTGGGCCGGAGGTCGGAATGATGATAATCGCGTATATTATTGGGACCGCCTACGGGCCTTATCTGAGCAATACGAATTCGACCTATCTACCCCTTGGCGTGACCTTGACCAAGCTTTTTGCCAAATGATTCTCACGGGCACCGACAATCCTGTAGAAATCGTCTATCATCGCAACAGCAAAGAAACAATGCGATTTGAGGTGGAGTTCGAAGGAGTCATCCCAAACCTTGAACGGAGACTAAAGGATGCCTCGAGCGAATTTGCCCGGGAACGATTAGAAGAATATATGTCATTAGTACCTTGCCCACACTGCCTTGGAAGCCGTTACAAGCCAGAAGTTTTAGCGGTTAAAGTAGCTGATCGGAACATAGCTGATTTATCCTCACTTACTGTCCTTGAGGCCATCAAAGTTTTTTCAGGACCATTACTACAGAAGTCGGCCACGCCTATTACTAAACCCATTCTCCGAGAAGTAAACGCCCGATTAGGATTCCTTGAAGACGTTGGGCTTAACTATTTAAACCTGGATCGGAGCGCAAATACCCTTTCAGGTGGTGAGGCTCAACGCATAAGGCTTGCTACCCAAGTAGGTTCTGGCCTCACGGGTGTTCTATATGTCCTTGACGAACCGTCCATTGGCCTACACCCTCGCGACAATGGACGGCTTTTAGCCACACTCGTTAATCTCAGAAATCTCGGCAACACACTAATTGTTGTTGAACATGACGAAGAGACTATTCGAGCTGCCGACTACATCGTGGACATAGGTCCAGGAGCAGGTATCCATGGTGGCGAAATAGTAGCAGTTGGGACCCCGAAAGACGTTGAGAAGCACAATGGTTCGTTGACTGCAGCTTATCTCCGTGGTGACAAACGGATCGCAGTACCAAAAACGCGCAGGGAAGGTAATGGTAAGCGCTTGACGGTAATTGGCGCCCGTGAACATAACTTAAAAGATATAGATGTCGCAATTCCCTTGGGAACTATGACTTGCATCACGGGCGTCTCAGGTTCAGGAAAATCTACGCTTGTCCACAGAATTTTACATGCGTCGCTCGCCAAAAAACTATATCGGGCCAAAGCAATAGCGGGAGCACACACCCATATCATTGGCACAGAAGAAATCGACAAGGTCATTGAGATTGACCAGAGCCCAATAGGACGCACTCCTCGCTCCAACCCTGCAACTTATACCGGAATATTTACTGAAATTCGTGACCTTTTTACACGGGCACCAGAATCACGAAAACGCGGTTACAAACCTGGACGCTTTAGTTTTAACGTCAAAGGAGGTCGATGCGAATCCTGCAGAGGGGACGGAACCGTCAAGGTAGAGATGTACTTCTTGCCTGATGTTTACGTCCCCTGTGAGTTATGTAAAGGGCAGCGTTATAACCGAGAAACATTGGAAGTGCGAATCCGCGGGCGCTCAATCTCAGACGTACTTGAAATGACTGTCGATGAAGGGTTGGAGTTTTTTGAGAACATTCCGCCTGTAGCCCGAAAGCTCAAATTAATGTACGACGTTGGCCTTGGTTACATACGAATCGGTCAGTCCAGCCCAACTCTTTCTGGGGGCGAAGCTCAACGCATAAAACTGGCAGCCGAACTTGGCAAAAGAGCAACTGGAAAAACACTATACATCTTGGACGAACCGACCACAGGATTACACTTTGATGATACAAAAAAACTACTCGGCGTCTTACACCGTCTAGTGGATGGGGGAAATACCTTAGTAGTGATAGAACACAACCTCGATGTTATAAAAACCTCTGATTGGATCATTGACTTGGGTCCAGGAGGTGGAGAACAAGGTGGCAAAATAATTGCAGAAGGAACTCCGGAAGATATAGCTTCTAACCCGGATTCAGTAACTGGACTTTACATGCAAAGGATCACTGAGATCAGCAACCACGGACTGTCTGTCCACGACGTAGCTTGATCCCTTACGCAACAGGTAACATAAGATGAACTCATGAACCGTCCTAAGACGGCGCCACAAGGCTTAATTATTGGTGTATTTCTGGTCCTAACAGCCTTTGTAGCAGCTGTTGCCCCACTACCCATAATGTACCGCAGCTTAGGGATTGTGGCCGCTAGTTACCTGGCATTTGGGGTATCTGGCTTACCTTACGCCTTTTTTGCAGCTATCGTTGCCCCACCAATTGGGTTAATTAGTGCGGATATAGACTGGGTAATTATGCTCCCAATAGTTCTAAGTTCTAATTTATTAGCTCTTCTTGGACTAGAGCTAACGTGGCGCTATCCAGCGATTTTGATATCACCGATACTACTTATCATCCCTCAGTTATTTGTAATGCAAGCTTCTAAACAACAGCTATTTAAGGTCAACTTACCCTGGGAGGCCGACAGCAGCACGTGGATTGCACTTCATGCAACGGTGGCAATCACTGGCGTACTTCTAGCAATCATTCTTCAAAGCCGACGAAATAAAAATCCGTAAGTCCCAGACCAGGTCATAACCTAAAAGGTTATGACCTGGTCTGGGACTATAGATATTTCACCACGTTGATGCAACCTCTACGCCTAGAAACAAATGATCTTACCTGGTAATTATTGAAGTTTTAATTTAAGCCCTAATCAGTTCTGTAAATCTATAGCCTGTTAATTAGGATTTTCCCTCCTAATAGCTACAGCAGGTAATCAATGTCCTTCTTACAGGTCTATCCTGGAATATTAATTGGATTTTATCCGACAATTTTTTGTAATTCTCTCCTAAACCTTTTGATGGGTTGTGCAACTACTCGCAGTAAGCCTCTCCAGCCAAATATAGGCGCTACCCACCTGTATTTGGCTGTAAAAATACACAAAACGGCGTTACAATAATGCCCATGTATATGTTGGAAAGCCTCGTAAAGTCTGACTGGTTTTATTGGACCTCTAAACAGTTAGCCTACCAATTTGGTCGTCAATTCTACGGCCTAAAAGCTTTTGGATCCGAAAAAATTCCAAAAGAAGGAGGGTTAGTTATCGCAAGCAACCACATTTCTACCTGGGATCCACCCTTTTTAGCTGGCCCTGTACCCCGTGAAATCCACTTTATGGCTAAAATGGAACTTTTTGAAAATCCTTGGTCCAGATTATTGATGCTCGGCCTGAGAGCCTTTCCGGTTAATCGACATGAAATAGATGTCGGCGCAATCAAAAACTCCCTCCGGCGCTTAAATGCTGGACTCGCCATTGGCATTTTTGCACAGGGAACTCGTAATAGTGGCGATGCTCAACCCTTCGACGGAGCTGCATTCTTGGCCACCCGAGCAAGTGTTCCTCTTCAACCGGCAGCTATATGGCGTTTCGGCCGGGAGTATAGGGTTAGTTTCGGTGAGCCCATTCAACCCACAGCCGATCATCGAAAGGATTTAACCAAAGTCACAAGAGAACTAATGAAACGGGTCGATCTCCTTTTGCCAAATGAGGCCAATTGAAATTAGATATCTTTGCAACGGCCCCTAACAACAAAGTCGGTTCATTCGAAGCAATTAAGGTGAAGTATAGAAATTAAGTTAGGAAATGCACGTAATCATACTTTCTCCCTCCTACTTCACCGTGTTACAGTGCCATTACGTAATTCCTTAGGGGAGGGGACAATATGGCGAAATCAAAGACCGTCTCGAAGGCTGATTTGGTAGATCTTGTAGCCGACGAGACCGGAATGAAGAAGAAAGATGTCAAGGATGTTATGGACACAATCATTGACAAAATTAGCTCTCACTTGGATAACGACTTCAAGGTACAGCTAACCGGTTTTGGCACCTTTGAAGTGCGTACCCGGAGGGCACGCACGGGAGTCAAACCGGGAACAACAGAAAAAATAGATATTCCCGCAAGTAAGTACCCTGCATTCAAACCCGGGAAAAGCTTAAAAGAGCGAGTGTCCATCTAAGTTTCCTTATGCAGGGTTTGGAAAAAGCCCGAAGCTAGACTCAAAAGCCTGAGGATAATAATGTTAGCGTGGCCCGGAACACCAGCGGGCCGCGCAAACATTCGGAGTATCTATCAACATTAAAGTGTCAACATGTTTAGGGTACGACAGTTTTTATTTCTTTCTTAGTTACAGACCCATCAGTAGATATAGTTAAGTAACTCTAGATATTTAATGAGTCCTTATGCTGAGAGTACACTCTGCTTCATCATATAGTGGGCGCAAGATAGCCTAGGCCCATGTTATTCGACCCGAGATATTTCAAGTTCAGCTAACTCTATAAGGCAAGTCCGAGCCTCAGAAGTTGGGAAAATTTCTAAGGCCTTTTTGGCTTCCCGAATGTCTTTTGCAATCTGTTCTTTCGTGAGCTTATCAGCACCATAATGCCTAACTAGATCAACCATCCGACTAATATCTCCGTCTTCTGACGCTCTCCTTCTTAGGATAGTTTGTGCTTCGTCAATGCCCGCTTCCAAAAGCCATAAAACTGGATAAGTCCCGTTACCTTCTCGCAAGTCTCCACCAACCGGTTTACCCATTAACTTCTCGTCACCCATTAAATCCAGATAATCATCACGCATCTGAAAAGCACGTCCGTAACTTATACCAAAAGATCTTAGAGCAACCAGCTCTTGAACAGGCCTCCCGGAAAATAGCCCTACCCCCTCTATAGCAGCTGCAAACAATACAGCTGTCTTACCTTCAATCACCTGGCGATAGCGGTCAAAATCCCAAGCCTCATCACTAGCCATTTGAAGCTGGAGCACCTCTCCTTCGCAAATTTGTGTGGCTGTTTCTGACATTAAACGAGTAAACTCAGAGTTATTGAGACTTGCAAGCAATCCAAGGGCCCGGGCCAGCATAAAATCACCTGACATTACACTAACCACACTCCCATAACGCCGAAAAGCAGACTCTGAGCCCCGACGAGTTTCGGCATTATCAATCAAATCGTCATGTAGAAGGGTAGCTGAGTGAGTCAATTCAACAGTAAGAGCAACTTGAATGCTTGTTTCGGAAGAAACCCCTAATAGCTTTCCAGCCAAGAGGGAGAGGCTTGGGCGAAGCCTCTTCCCTCCAGCAGATACAAGGCCTTCACTGATTTCTTTAATAAAGCCAACATTAGAATGGAGTTCTTTTGCCAAACGTTTCCCAAAACCTGCTAACTCCGATTTTATTAGCTCAGACACCGGGCAAGTATACGGCACAATCCGCCACGAACCCAGTGCCGAAATTAAATCTTATGGAAATTCTGCTTCGACTAGCGATTCTGGCGGTAAAATGAAAGCCTCATAAGGCCTGCCATAAAATCTACAGATTCCACATGAACTTCTTCGGGAACATTAATTACCGAAGGAGCAAAGTTCAATATTCCCCCAATACCTGCAGCTACTATCTGGTCTGCTGCCTGTTGGGCTGCACCTTGCGGAACCGTAAGAAAACCAATATCTATGTCCCTCTCCTTGACTATTCTCGGCATATCTCGCGGATGCATTATCTCTTCATCCCTCACCTGGTCTCCAGCTTTTTCGGGATCAATATCGAAAAAGCCACACAAGGAAAAATCATATTGGTAAAAGTTCGGGTAATCGGCAATTGCTTGACCTAGGCGACCCATTCCTACAATCACAACATTCCAAGGACGAGTGAGGCCCAAAATTCGCCGTACTTCACGTCTCAACATCGGAACTAAATACCCTGTCCCCCGTGTCCCAAAACGGCCAAAGTACGCCAAATCTTTCCGAACCTGGAAAGCAGATACCTGAGCTTCCTCAGCAAGATGGTCACTAGAAGTTTTCTTTACTCCACTAAAATCTAAATCGGTTAGGATCCTCAGATAGGTAACAAGACGACTAATAGTAGCTGTCGGAATGGTTGACATTACCGTATGAAGCTATCGATCCCGTCTGTCAACAATTTGGTACGAACTAGAGAAATTTCTTCGGTGCTAAAAGGGCCTACCAGTAGCTTGACAAGCCCACCTTCTTCCCGGCTACTCACTGAGTAACCAAGCTCAGTAAGGCGATCCAACTGCGGCCTGGCACTCTCTAAAGAGGCATAGGCCCCCACCTGCAAATAGGATTCCGGCTCTAATTCCTGGGATCTCAACGTGTCAAAACCTTCTCCTTGCTGCTCGATGACCTCTTCTGCTACCGGCTGCTGCTGCCCAGTATTTGGTTCTACCAAGCCTGGATCACTTGTCTCCATAATTTGAGTAACTACCGACGTATCCTCGTTAGGATCGTAGGTATAAATCAGGGTGCTATCGACACCATTGTTCGCTTCCTCAATTCGGCCTGATATTAATTCAGCATCTTTTAACAGTTCATAAGGACCAACCAAAACAATAAATAATGTCCCCTGTCTACCCAAGAAAACCGGGTAACCCTGATCACGGAAACCCCGCAACAAACCTTCAGCGTTTTCTTTATTACCAAATGCCCCTATTGAAATGCGGTACCGCCCAGTTTCCTGGGAGTCTGTTGGGGAACTGGTGTCTCCAATTGAGGGCACCAACCCCGAAGCCTCTTCCTCTGCTATTCCAAGATCTTGGGAGGGCACTGGCGTCGGAGAAGCTTCCTCTAGGTCTCTTCTCTCCATGGCGGTTGGGACTTCCAACTCAATTTCATTTTCATCATAACTATCACCAAGAGGTACCGGTGAAATTTGAGGCAGAGATTCTTTAATTATCGGAACCATATCTGGGGATTTATTCTCATCTATGTTGGATATCGGATTGGATAACGGAGAGCGACCAACGAGATTAAAGATCGATCCACCAGTCATTAGGGTAGCTACTATTGCACCTATAACGGAAACTAGGGCCACGCCTATCACAAGATCAGGCCAGTTTCTTCGAATCCAGTCCATTAGGAAAACCTACTCAACCGCCGCGGAAGAAAAGTTAATCAAGACTAATTGTGGTGCTGACAAAACCCCGGCAGCCTTAATTTTCTCACCTTGATACCGGAGCCGGCGGCATTCCAAACATCCGAACTCGTCGCCTGGAAAAGACGGCCTACGCTTCTGATCCATCCCGTACCACCCACAATTCCTATCTCCAGCCACGCAAAAATGGCTTCCCCTTTACGGCATCTACCGTAAAAATGAAAATACATGACTAGTCTAGAAGGGGAATTGTTAGTACCGTGTGAAATCCCCCACGAGCCATATCAGGCAAGATGTTTCGGAATAACAAAGGCTTTAGTCGACATAGTTACCTTCATTGCGCCGGGAAAGTGCAAGTTGACCACAAGCACCAGCTGAGTCCTGGCCTCTGCTAAAACGAATTGAAACGTTAAGGCCAGATGACTCGAGCGTTTCTTTAAAAGCTAGTAGCTTCTTGGCGGCGGTAACTTCAAAACCTGACCCTGACCAAGGATTAAACGGGATCAGATTGATATGAACCCGAAGTCCCCGTAAACGCCTTTCGAGCAACTTAGCCTGCCAAGCAGAATCGTTAACATCCTTGAGCATCGTATATTCGATAGTGATTCGCCGACCAACCGTATCCTGCCACGTGTGAAGCGATTGCACTATTTCCGCGATTGGGTATGCGTGGGCTGTCGGAATAATCTGCATCCGCGTTGCATCGTCAGGCGCATGAAGGCTCACAGCCAATACCAAAGGAAGTCCTTCTTCAGCAAGCCTCACTATCTTAGCCGGGAATCCAACCGTTGAAAGAGTAATCCTGCGAGGCGAAAGAGCACACGTATTTGGGTGAATCAGGGCCCGGATTGCACCAAGCGCATTGTCGAAGTTTAGTAATGCCTCTCCCATACCCATGAGGACAACGTTACGAATTTCAAGAGGAGCTATGCCTTCCCCCTTGGCAACAACTAAAAACTGTCCTACTATCTCAGCCTGAGAGAGATTACGTTGAAACCCCAGGGCCCCCGTTGCACAAAAAGAGCAACCTGCCGGACAACCTACCATCGAAGAAATACACACTGTCTTCCTGTTGGCATACGGCATATAAACGGCCTCAGTCTGCTTACCGTCAGAGAGTGTAAATAAATAACGAACTGAATTATCACGGGAAGGGAACCGCTCAACATCCTTAAACGGGACCAATCGAAATTGCGACGCAAGAGTCTCCCGCCACACCCGGGGCAGATTGGTCATCTCATCGTATTGATCTACACCTTGACGGTATATCCAATCCAGCAGTTGATCCCTCCTGTATGGTTCATCTGCCACTGGAATCGGTAAAGATCCCGGAC
The window above is part of the Trueperaceae bacterium genome. Proteins encoded here:
- a CDS encoding excinuclease ABC subunit A is translated as MQDLVIHGAREHNLKNINIALPRNKFIVFTGVSGSGKSTLAFDTIYAEGQRRYVESLSAYARQFLGIMEKPDLDSIEGLSPAISIDQKTTSHNPRSTVGTVTEIHDYLRLLFARAGTPHCPICDRIIQKQSVTEIVDRFVEYFANERAFILAPVVRGRKGEYRKLFDDLRKEGFARVRLDGEIQTVDQALKNNLERYEKHDVDIVIDRVKIQLEDRPRLAESVELALTKGEGLLRLFLPDSGVEELFSEKLACPEHGTFLEELEPRIFSFNSPYGACNPCSGLGHLKQFDAELIIPDSSLSISQGAIAPWAGGRNDDNRVYYWDRLRALSEQYEFDLSTPWRDLDQAFCQMILTGTDNPVEIVYHRNSKETMRFEVEFEGVIPNLERRLKDASSEFARERLEEYMSLVPCPHCLGSRYKPEVLAVKVADRNIADLSSLTVLEAIKVFSGPLLQKSATPITKPILREVNARLGFLEDVGLNYLNLDRSANTLSGGEAQRIRLATQVGSGLTGVLYVLDEPSIGLHPRDNGRLLATLVNLRNLGNTLIVVEHDEETIRAADYIVDIGPGAGIHGGEIVAVGTPKDVEKHNGSLTAAYLRGDKRIAVPKTRREGNGKRLTVIGAREHNLKDIDVAIPLGTMTCITGVSGSGKSTLVHRILHASLAKKLYRAKAIAGAHTHIIGTEEIDKVIEIDQSPIGRTPRSNPATYTGIFTEIRDLFTRAPESRKRGYKPGRFSFNVKGGRCESCRGDGTVKVEMYFLPDVYVPCELCKGQRYNRETLEVRIRGRSISDVLEMTVDEGLEFFENIPPVARKLKLMYDVGLGYIRIGQSSPTLSGGEAQRIKLAAELGKRATGKTLYILDEPTTGLHFDDTKKLLGVLHRLVDGGNTLVVIEHNLDVIKTSDWIIDLGPGGGEQGGKIIAEGTPEDIASNPDSVTGLYMQRITEISNHGLSVHDVA
- a CDS encoding 1-acyl-sn-glycerol-3-phosphate acyltransferase produces the protein MPMYMLESLVKSDWFYWTSKQLAYQFGRQFYGLKAFGSEKIPKEGGLVIASNHISTWDPPFLAGPVPREIHFMAKMELFENPWSRLLMLGLRAFPVNRHEIDVGAIKNSLRRLNAGLAIGIFAQGTRNSGDAQPFDGAAFLATRASVPLQPAAIWRFGREYRVSFGEPIQPTADHRKDLTKVTRELMKRVDLLLPNEAN
- a CDS encoding integration host factor, which gives rise to MAKSKTVSKADLVDLVADETGMKKKDVKDVMDTIIDKISSHLDNDFKVQLTGFGTFEVRTRRARTGVKPGTTEKIDIPASKYPAFKPGKSLKERVSI
- a CDS encoding octaprenyl-diphosphate synthase; the protein is MSELIKSELAGFGKRLAKELHSNVGFIKEISEGLVSAGGKRLRPSLSLLAGKLLGVSSETSIQVALTVELTHSATLLHDDLIDNAETRRGSESAFRRYGSVVSVMSGDFMLARALGLLASLNNSEFTRLMSETATQICEGEVLQLQMASDEAWDFDRYRQVIEGKTAVLFAAAIEGVGLFSGRPVQELVALRSFGISYGRAFQMRDDYLDLMGDEKLMGKPVGGDLREGNGTYPVLWLLEAGIDEAQTILRRRASEDGDISRMVDLVRHYGADKLTKEQIAKDIREAKKALEIFPTSEARTCLIELAELEISRVE
- a CDS encoding redox-sensing transcriptional repressor Rex; translation: MSTIPTATISRLVTYLRILTDLDFSGVKKTSSDHLAEEAQVSAFQVRKDLAYFGRFGTRGTGYLVPMLRREVRRILGLTRPWNVVIVGMGRLGQAIADYPNFYQYDFSLCGFFDIDPEKAGDQVRDEEIMHPRDMPRIVKERDIDIGFLTVPQGAAQQAADQIVAAGIGGILNFAPSVINVPEEVHVESVDFMAGLMRLSFYRQNR
- a CDS encoding 23S rRNA (adenine(2503)-C(2))-methyltransferase RlmN, producing MQSMIDLLDLSPGSLPIPVADEPYRRDQLLDWIYRQGVDQYDEMTNLPRVWRETLASQFRLVPFKDVERFPSRDNSVRYLFTLSDGKQTEAVYMPYANRKTVCISSMVGCPAGCSFCATGALGFQRNLSQAEIVGQFLVVAKGEGIAPLEIRNVVLMGMGEALLNFDNALGAIRALIHPNTCALSPRRITLSTVGFPAKIVRLAEEGLPLVLAVSLHAPDDATRMQIIPTAHAYPIAEIVQSLHTWQDTVGRRITIEYTMLKDVNDSAWQAKLLERRLRGLRVHINLIPFNPWSGSGFEVTAAKKLLAFKETLESSGLNVSIRFSRGQDSAGACGQLALSRRNEGNYVD